In Myxocyprinus asiaticus isolate MX2 ecotype Aquarium Trade chromosome 8, UBuf_Myxa_2, whole genome shotgun sequence, a single genomic region encodes these proteins:
- the LOC127445061 gene encoding acyl-CoA dehydrogenase family member 11-like isoform X2, whose protein sequence is MAVQVYCRGNRLALHMLSRSVSHSSVSSETVSELEEHTHSLSHTLFSRSAIGPFFQEKPLLTNPFTQDALLRAYLQRHLPVQEVERDLLRFGERIISEIDVLGRQCELNPPRLQRYDAWGRRVDRIITCDAWTRLKHISAHEGLVAAGYERTYGEYNRVYQMSKMYLFAPSAGLYTCPLAMTDGAAKVIQSLGMLVKEVFERLTSRDEKKFWTSGQWMTERRGGSDVSSGTETVARRQQGRSFKLYGFKWFTSATDADMTLTLARITDIHGHTTPGSSGLSLFLAEVWDSDGSSNGVEVQRLKEKLGTRQVPTAELLLDGMKAQLISEEGRGVASIANMLTITRVYNTVCAVAAMRRMCQLCREYSCKRSAFGKLLKDHPLHVQTLSRLEVETRAAFLLTMEVCRLLGREENRSASERDTHLLRLLTPVAKLYTGKQAVCVVSEGLECFGGQGYIEDTGLPSMLRDAQVLSIWEGTTNVLSLDVLRSIAKSSGSVLQAFYADVNVKSDSGKRK, encoded by the exons ATGGCAGTTCAGGTGTATTGCCGTGGTAACCGCTTGGCTCTGCACATGCTCAGTAGGAGTGTGTCTCACAGCAGTGTGTCCAGCGAGACCGTCAGCGAGCTTGAAGagcatacacactctctctcacacacactgttttCCCGCTCTGCCATTGGACCATTCTTCCAGGAGAAACCGCTGCTCACAAACCCCTTTACCCAAGATGCACTGCTCAGAGCTTACCTGCAGAGACACCTACCTGTGCAG gaggtGGAGCGAGATCTGTTGCGGTTTGGTGAGCGTATCATCAGTGAAATTGATGTGTTGGGCCGTCAGTGTGAGCTGAATCCGCCCCGCCTGCAACGCTATGACGCATGGGGTCGCCGTGTGGACCGCATCATCACCTGCGACGCCTGGACACGCCTGAAACACATCTCTGCACACGAGGGGCTGGTCGCCGCGGGATACGAGAGGACATATGGAGAATACAA tcgtGTGTATCAGATGAGTAAGATGTACCTATTCGCTCCGTCTGCTGGACTCTACACGTGTCCTCTGGCCATGACTGATGGAGCTGCTAAAGTCATACAg TCTTTAGGCATGCTGGTCAAAGAAGTGTTTGAGCGTTTGACGTCACGTGATGAGAAGAAATTCTGGACATCAGGACAGTGGATGACCGAGAGGAGAGGAGGATCTGACGTCT cgaGTGGCACTGAGACGGTTGCCAGGCGACAGCAGGGCAGGTCCTTCAAGCTTTATGGTTTTAAATGGTTCACCTCGGCAACAGACGCTGATATGACCCTAACACTGGCCCGCATCACAGACATACATGGACACACTACAccg ggcagCAGCGGTCTGTCTCTGTTCCTGGCAGAGGTCTGGGACTCTGATGGTTCCTCTAACGGTGTGGAAGTTCAGCGGCTGAAGGAGAAACTGGGCACCAGACAGGTGCCaactgcagaactgctgctcgatGGCATGAAAGCTCAGCTG atcTCAGAGGAAGGAAGGGGCGTGGCCTCCATTGCTAACATGTTGACTATAACTCGTGTTTATAACACAGTGTGTGCTGTGGCCGCAATGAGAAG gatgTGTCAGTTGTGTCGGGAATACTCCTGTAAACGCTCCGCGTTCGGCAAACTGCTGAAGGATCATCCACTGCACGTACAAACACTCAGCAGACTggag gtggaGACTCGAGCTGCGTTTCTCCTGACGATGGAAGTTTGTCGTCTTTTGGGTCGAGAGGAGAACAGAAGCGCttcagagagagacacacacctGCTGCGTCTGCTTACACCTGTGGCCAAACTCTACACGGGAAaacag GCGGTGTGTGTGGTGTCGGAAGGGTTGGAGTGTTTTGGTGGTCAGGGTTACATTGAAGACACCGGACTGCCCTCCATGCTGCGTGACGCTCAG gTGTTGAGTATTTGGGAAGGCACTACAAACGTTTTATCTTTAGATGTTCTGCGCTCCATCGCAAAGTCTTCTGGGTCAGTTCTCCAGGCGTTCTACGCCGACGTCAAT GTGAAAAGTGACTCtggaaaaaggaaataa
- the LOC127445061 gene encoding acyl-CoA dehydrogenase family member 11-like isoform X1 — translation MAVQVYCRGNRLALHMLSRSVSHSSVSSETVSELEEHTHSLSHTLFSRSAIGPFFQEKPLLTNPFTQDALLRAYLQRHLPVQEVERDLLRFGERIISEIDVLGRQCELNPPRLQRYDAWGRRVDRIITCDAWTRLKHISAHEGLVAAGYERTYGEYNRVYQMSKMYLFAPSAGLYTCPLAMTDGAAKVIQSLGMLVKEVFERLTSRDEKKFWTSGQWMTERRGGSDVSSGTETVARRQQGRSFKLYGFKWFTSATDADMTLTLARITDIHGHTTPGSSGLSLFLAEVWDSDGSSNGVEVQRLKEKLGTRQVPTAELLLDGMKAQLISEEGRGVASIANMLTITRVYNTVCAVAAMRRMCQLCREYSCKRSAFGKLLKDHPLHVQTLSRLEVETRAAFLLTMEVCRLLGREENRSASERDTHLLRLLTPVAKLYTGKQAVCVVSEGLECFGGQGYIEDTGLPSMLRDAQVLSIWEGTTNVLSLDVLRSIAKSSGSVLQAFYADVNERLVLAEACPALHLAVSSLRSSLSDLMSFSQTAACRPAGSLELAARDLSYSLARIYMGALLVDHATWESATHIDVYTALRWCDQDLCPVVTRDATGCYDPQTVIMDTELVYDGLKP, via the exons ATGGCAGTTCAGGTGTATTGCCGTGGTAACCGCTTGGCTCTGCACATGCTCAGTAGGAGTGTGTCTCACAGCAGTGTGTCCAGCGAGACCGTCAGCGAGCTTGAAGagcatacacactctctctcacacacactgttttCCCGCTCTGCCATTGGACCATTCTTCCAGGAGAAACCGCTGCTCACAAACCCCTTTACCCAAGATGCACTGCTCAGAGCTTACCTGCAGAGACACCTACCTGTGCAG gaggtGGAGCGAGATCTGTTGCGGTTTGGTGAGCGTATCATCAGTGAAATTGATGTGTTGGGCCGTCAGTGTGAGCTGAATCCGCCCCGCCTGCAACGCTATGACGCATGGGGTCGCCGTGTGGACCGCATCATCACCTGCGACGCCTGGACACGCCTGAAACACATCTCTGCACACGAGGGGCTGGTCGCCGCGGGATACGAGAGGACATATGGAGAATACAA tcgtGTGTATCAGATGAGTAAGATGTACCTATTCGCTCCGTCTGCTGGACTCTACACGTGTCCTCTGGCCATGACTGATGGAGCTGCTAAAGTCATACAg TCTTTAGGCATGCTGGTCAAAGAAGTGTTTGAGCGTTTGACGTCACGTGATGAGAAGAAATTCTGGACATCAGGACAGTGGATGACCGAGAGGAGAGGAGGATCTGACGTCT cgaGTGGCACTGAGACGGTTGCCAGGCGACAGCAGGGCAGGTCCTTCAAGCTTTATGGTTTTAAATGGTTCACCTCGGCAACAGACGCTGATATGACCCTAACACTGGCCCGCATCACAGACATACATGGACACACTACAccg ggcagCAGCGGTCTGTCTCTGTTCCTGGCAGAGGTCTGGGACTCTGATGGTTCCTCTAACGGTGTGGAAGTTCAGCGGCTGAAGGAGAAACTGGGCACCAGACAGGTGCCaactgcagaactgctgctcgatGGCATGAAAGCTCAGCTG atcTCAGAGGAAGGAAGGGGCGTGGCCTCCATTGCTAACATGTTGACTATAACTCGTGTTTATAACACAGTGTGTGCTGTGGCCGCAATGAGAAG gatgTGTCAGTTGTGTCGGGAATACTCCTGTAAACGCTCCGCGTTCGGCAAACTGCTGAAGGATCATCCACTGCACGTACAAACACTCAGCAGACTggag gtggaGACTCGAGCTGCGTTTCTCCTGACGATGGAAGTTTGTCGTCTTTTGGGTCGAGAGGAGAACAGAAGCGCttcagagagagacacacacctGCTGCGTCTGCTTACACCTGTGGCCAAACTCTACACGGGAAaacag GCGGTGTGTGTGGTGTCGGAAGGGTTGGAGTGTTTTGGTGGTCAGGGTTACATTGAAGACACCGGACTGCCCTCCATGCTGCGTGACGCTCAG gTGTTGAGTATTTGGGAAGGCACTACAAACGTTTTATCTTTAGATGTTCTGCGCTCCATCGCAAAGTCTTCTGGGTCAGTTCTCCAGGCGTTCTACGCCGACGTCAAT GAGCGTTTGGTGTTGGCTGAAGCGTGTCCTGCTCTGCATCTGGCGGTCTCGTCTCTCCGCTCGTCTCTCTCTGATTTAATGTCCTTCAGTCAGACGGCAGCGTGTCGACCTGCAGGAAGTCTGGAGCTTGCCGCTAGAGATCTGTCATACAGCCTCGCTCGCATTTACATGG